The genomic window AGTTTTCTCCACCGAGTAGAGTCACTAGATCGTCGTCGGACATTGATGATGGAGTGTGATAGTAAGTGACTTTTGGGTGCTTCATTGCACGTTGGAGTTGTGATTCATTTATATCAGTTGCCACCACTTTCTGGTAGTACTCAGCGACCTAATTacacaatatatatttgactCACGTACGATTAGTTCATTTAGGCTTCACATAAAAATTGATCGTGGCTTGAAGTATTTTTAAGGAAATGtatcaaaacttcaaaaggtTCAAAGTAACACTATtgttttagaaagaaaacaaacccCAATAGCAGCCTGACCGTTGCCGGTCCCAACATCCCAAGCCACCTTATGGTTGCTGGTTCGACCAGCCAACACTTTGTACCATATTGTAGGATATTTCGGCCTTGCGTTCAAGTACTCATCAGCTTGCTTTCCCGACAAAGCAGCCAATTGAGccatttttttccttgtgtTTTTTCCCcctctctttctttgcttttggTTGATAGATTACAATTTCACttcataatttaatattacTTATAGTAGTCACgaaaatttggaaaagaaaaaactcgAATCTCATACCTTACTCAACTAGATTAGGTCTTAAGTCTTTATATTCTTTGAAGATAAGGATGCTAGAAAAAGATGATGTCGAATTTACAGAAATATAACGTCTAACATCGCATTTATGCCGCAATCCACTATAAAAGAACatgttttattgttattccTCACCGAATTGAAGGAAATAACGATTATCGCATAGGTTAACTACGTTACAGATTTGTCCGTAAATAATAAACTCCACTAAAATCATACATGAAAAACTCTACGTACTAAATAAATACAGctttttttgaagtaaattTCAGTTCAGATTAACAACTGGAAAAATCTTGAAGTAACTAGAAATCGaatagaataataataaaataaagggaATGTGACACTATGAGGCACttttaagaaatgtttttcCGTTTTAGACACTTTTAAGAGTTTAGGCActttatcttgtttttggtgagaaaatagacaaaattACCCTTGAgattttgtctctctctttttcgtatccattctctctctttctctcgctttatcaaaaataaaaaatcaagaaaacaaatcttcaaaatttacattttttttacgccattaaagagagaaaaaagttgTTGAACGTTtgcaaagaagaaatcatcaacttctttctttcttccttcttcaacaaATCATCAGCTTTctacaaaaagagagattgattGAACAATCAgattcaactttatttttccAGTTAATCGGATCTCCCGATTTCTCCGTGTCTGCTTTGATTAAGGAGAATTTTTCAGATCACCAACTTCAGAATATGAATCTGATTTTTATAAGAGAGGATCTGTTGGATTTAAAGAACTGCCATGGTAATATCATCACATATTCACATCCTCTTCGTTTTTCTatcgttttctgtttttgctcttaaataatttatttttcgaTTTCATGAACCACCAGGTTGTGAATAAACCAAATTGGCCAATTCCAGTATTGAATTTTATATCCATTTGATCAGCTTGTTTGGTATCATATGATTTTGGCtcgataaattgataatatcGTTGAACTTCTAAGTTAAGAGTATTTTACTTTGCATACGAGAATCAATTATTTCCACATGGTCACGTCTAAGTGGACATGTTATTATCAAAGCTTCCAACACGATTTCATTATGTAGAAACTAATAATCATATAGGTCTCCAAAACACAAGAACAATCTGTAGACATTACTTTCAAACATCAACACGCTAAATCCAAGTAGATAATGATAGTTTGTGTCCATGATAACTCATCCACTTAAACTTGACCATATGGAGTAATGGTGAAACATGACAAACACTTGAACACAAATGATTCATGTTTAGAGCTTTCATCAATTATAATTTGAATGAATAAGAGTATCATTGGTGATGCAAGAATCACAACTTggtcaaaacaaatcataccAACACACAAAAGTTCATACATCAATGAATATCACCAATTTCACGAGTAGCGTCCATTTTTTGTTGACCACTAGTTCACTTGTTTATAGACACTCTCATCGTTATGTGGGTTGATCACTTGTTTATAGACACATATGCTGCAAACAAAATACGTGGTTGTCCATTACGGATTGTCCAAATGTTGTAGTCCAATAGAGAACATCAAGTACTGAATTTCAAACAAACGGGGCAGAGAAGTTATCTAACATTATCATAGAATTATGAACAAGATCACCAAACACTTGGAAGCTTTTAGTAAACCAAACCATTAATCTTTAGTTTTATAGGAGAAATAACCACACAAAAATCAAGGGATGCACTTCACTCCTCCATATCAAACCTAAAGAGATAAATGTGTCTCAATCAAATACTATATATGTGTAAATTGACGCTAATACTCTCCACTAGCAAAATCAAAGTCTGAATAAATCGTTCAAATCAATCTAATTTCATCATAAGAGTTAAGGTTAGTTTATACCTTCAATTCCAAACAATTTCAATTCCACAATCAATCAAATCCACAATCTCACaacaatttttcaaatttctgcAACATTGAAACTTCCTGCATCTCGTCACATCAAACTTTCCACTATACCGATTCTAGAAACTTCCAATAACATCAAAACCAGACTATGACACCTCAAAAACACGAAGAATCACGAAGCAAGACAAAAGTAAACATGAATGGAGATGAGTAAACTCAAATCACCTTGAGTTTATGAACGACGACGACGTCAGAAGCGCCGGTGATGTTGATCAAGCGGTCGATAACGTTCTAACTCATGTCGccataagaaagaagatatgAAGAATCAATTTGAGCGAGAAGCTTGGTTCACAACAATTGATTGAttgtgaaattttgtttttggagtgaggaaggagaaaagaaaaaagattttgttttgttgttgtgaaaTTACCGTGAACCGATGGATTGAATTGGGGGAGATGGATTGAATTGGAGGgggggaagagagagagagatgaattgtatcgagaaagagagagaattaTAATAAGAAGAATTGTTAGCGTAAATGTAGGAGAGATATAGTTAAAGGGCAAATCGAGAATTTTGTCTAACAAAAGTGTCTCATAACTTAAAAATGCCTAAATCGAcaaataactttttaaaagtgtCTCACAATATAATAttctctaaaataaattataataacttGTAAGTTTGTAATTAACCATCGCCCAAATATGATAACTATCATCAGTAACGTTTTGTTCCAAACAAATTGCCTTTATTAACGAAAACAAATTGCCTTTATTAACGTTTTGttccaaacaaatataataacttTAGTTATCTCAAATATGTGTCAATATAAtgcaagaaaaagaaaaaaaaactgtaaattaTGAAAATCGACGTCACAGGTAAATATACTAACATGTTCAACTTTAAATAATGCAAGACTAAAACAACGGCGTCGGATTAGAAGTCTAATCTCCCATGAACATCAATTTCTGAGCTACGTGGCTTCGTTTGCCTCCACATTTCTTCGTATGGTTTCTGTGCATTCACTGCATGcgcataagaaaaaaagaaacgcCAATTATTGATATTCTTTGTCTAAAACCCAGAAATAAAAAGGTTCGAAAATGGCAGAGGAAACTCCAAGGTATGTCTTAAATCTTCTCTTAGTTCTTGATTTAGTCTGTAATCTTAGTGAGTTTGGTTCTGATTTTCTCAGATTGTTTAATGGTTTTTGTAGATATGCTGTAGTTACTGGAGCAAACAGAGGGATTGGATTTGAGATATGCAGACAATTAGCTAGTGAAGGGATTAGAGTTGTTTTGACCTCTAGAGACGAAAACAGAGGACTTGAAGCTGTTGAGACACTGAAGAAAGAGCTTGAGATTTCTGATCAAAGCCTTCTTTTTCATCAGCTTGATGTCGCTGATCCTGCTAGTATCACATCTCTTGCTGAGTTTGTGAAAACCCAATTTGGGAAACTCGATATCTTGGTAGGCATTATTAGTAAACTCTCTTTGATCAGTTTACTCTGAAACAGGTCTTAGACTTTACAGTTTCAAACGTGGTTTTGACTAGAATGATTGCTTTACAGGTCAATAATGCAGGGATTGGTGGTATAATCACTGATGCTGAAGCTTTAAGAGCTGGGGCAGGGAAAGTATGAGATAATCTTTGTGATTATTTTGCAAGCAATTACTTTCATGATATTATTAGTATTGATGATCTTCTGTGAAGtatttaaatgttttcttgttatattCGACATGGCAGGAAGGTTTCAAGTGGGATGAAATCATCACGGAGACTTATGAGTTAACTGAAGAATGCATCAAGATAAACTACTATGGACCAAAGAGAATGTGTGAGGCGTTTATTCCTCTTTTGAAGTTATCTGATTCACCAAGAATCGTCAATGTATCATCCTCCATGGGTCAACTAAAGGTAAGTAAGAAAAGATTAGATATCAAGGAAGCTTGAGAGATGTATTGTTGGCTAAGAAACACTATTTATGTTACAATTGATTATTGTTTACCAGAATGTACTAAACGAATGGGCAAAAGGAATCCTGAGCGACGCAGAGAATCTCACTGAGGAAAGAATCGACCAAGTGATCAACCAACTTCTCAATGATTTCAAAGAAGGTACagttaaggaaaaaaactgGGCTAAATTTATGTCGGCTTATGTGGTTTCAAAGGCAAGTTTGAATGGTTACACGAGGGTCCTGGCGAAGAAACATCCCGAGTTTCGCGTAAACGCTGTGTGTCCTGGATTTGTTAAGACAGATATGAACTTCAAGACTGGAGTCTTGTCTGTGGAAGAAGGAGCTTCAAGTCCTGTGAGGTTGGCTTTACTTCCGCATCAAGAAACTCCTTCTGGTTGTTTCTTTAGTCGCAAGCAAGTTTCAGAAttctgaatcttcttttgtGTGAGAATAATAAGCCAAAAATGTAGTAATTTAATGAGAGGATTATCGTTTGAATGTCGAACATATACTcttagataaacaaaaacttttatgaGATGTTTTGGTAATTACTCATAAACTTGAATATAATTACTTTACAAAcagaataatatatagttccataagaagaaactaaacaaaatttgagtCTACTTCATTGCATTAGTTAAGAAATTATCTCTTTAACaatttatgattatatatatttcacaaAAGGAACTCCCGGATATTTCTTAGGATTCATGTTCTTCAGCTGCTGCATcagaagtttcttcttctgtagggtttgcttcatcttctttgggTTCGGTTTTGTCTTCCTCAGCCGTCGAGCGACGGTGGTTAGCCGCGGCTTGGAGGACATGATTGTAATTACCTTTCTCAAGGAAAAGCTGGCTGAAGTGGACCTTACAGTAAAGGACGCCATCGAGAGCAGCATATGAAGAATGTGTTAATGGACAACCACTATGTGCACATCTGAAGCAAGTCTTGTGGTAAGATTCTCCTTCCATTGTCATCTTCTCTAGAGGATAAACTGTTTTCTTACAAGCTGCACATTTGTCTTGTGTGCCGCTAAAGAAGGATGATAACCTGTTTGGAGCCTTCGTCTATGCAAATGATCACACCAAGAAATCagattagaaaacaaaaagagaaaacagaggaatgttGATGAATTATGTGCTTACCGCATCATTCGATTTCTCGGTCTTTCCAGCTGTAAAAGACCAAGAAGAGAAAGTAGCAAAGATTGTTAGCTTTTCAAGAGAGGTtaataaaaaacagagcaaagaaaacagaggatttgtTAGCAACCTGTTTGGAAATTCTTGCTGAAATTTCCAGATTCTTTGAAGAGCTGTTCAAAATGGGTCTTGCAATACAAAACTCCATCCATGGATGAGTAGTTACATATctgaaaaggagaagaaagatgttctctttgtgttttttttttcatgaggGAACAATGGAGGAAAAGGAAGATAGATAGATACCACGAGAGTGCCATTGCAATGGCTGCACCTGAAGCATGACTTGTGATAAGGCATTCCTTCCAAAGTCATCAAGTCCATAACGTATACCGTCTTGTCACACGCCTTGCATTTGTCTGTTGTCCCTGTAAACGCCGCCATTggtatctcttcttcttcttctttcaaattacGAAAGAGTTGGAAGATGGAtcaaaagttttcttcttctttttgttgttcgTTTAGACACGAATCAAGGTTTGTTTTGCCATCATCTATGAGCTCTCTGCCTttttattatatcaaaatcatGGATTGAGATTTTTAGGGGTAAAATTTTCTTCTGATGGTTGAGATTCAAATGAGGAGAGCCCTTAAAATGTTCTTCTACATTCTAAATCTATTTCTggctatattttattttatttaacacttatttttgttttgctttctaaATTATATCGTGTAAACCAAGGGATTAGGTGcaaagtttatatatagttaGCCTCCGATTTTAAGATGTTATTAATTCATATACACAATTATAAGGatctttatacaaaataagTAACACCTAATCTAACATCACAAGACTGCCTTTTAAGCATAGCTTTTAATAATCATAagcataatttgttttgttagataTCATTAATCAAAGGGCAAAGAATCTGGGGGTCtaaaatgacaaaaacaatacaaCATGGGGTGAATACctgaaagaaaagtaaatccGAGTTATActgtaaataatataaagcTTATGGGTCATGTATTTATTTAACGTAAACATAAAAGGCCATTTTGATAAATAGTGAGAgtctgaaaaaaagaaagaggagaaaatcCATTGACGCCCTAACAAAAGACGCCGGCGAGTGTATTCGTCACTTTCTCTAGTTTCCTGTAACCCAACCCACTCAAAcgaaattttttcttaatctctctttcgttcttcttcttcttcttcttctttagattGTTGTAATTCCAATCGGAACTCTCGATTCGCTTTCTTCTCCGTTCTTCTGTGGCGGACCGGTTTTGtggttttttatttgaacatTCCCGATCTTGCCCTGAGTTCCACGATCAGTTTCTTTAAACCCTAGGTTTTACACAAGCATTCTGTTTCTCCAGATTATCGCAGACTCTTTCGTTCTATTCTTTGTAGTTTTGTAAAAGGTATTTCGGTAGATTTAGGGTTTGTCTGTGTCTAGTTTTCGAGATCGAGAGAGATTTGTGATGAATACTAACAGAGGAAGATATCCACCGGGTGTTGGAACGGGTCGTGGTGCGCCTCCGAATCCAGATTATCATCAGTCGTATCGGCAGCAACAACCACCTCAAGATCAGCAGTATGTTCAACGCGGTTATTCTCAGAACCCTCAGCAGATGCAACTCcagcaacaacatcaacaacaacagcagcagcaacagtgGTCAAGACGCCCTCAGCTTCCTGGAAACGCTAGTAACGCTAATGAGGTGGTTCAGCAGACGACCCAGCCCGAAGCTAGCAGCGATGCTAAGTAAGTTCTTGTTCCTGAATACGTCTTGTTGCAAATTATGATGCTGGAGTAATTATTatgaatgattttgtttgcATTGAGTAATGATTTGTGCTGTTAGAGATGTATGTGTTATTTTGAGGTTAAGTTATATCTCTTTAGTGTGCTCATGGATTCTCTGTTACTCTCAGTGGTCAAGACTGGAAGGCTACGTTAAGGCTACCACCTCCTGATACTCGTTATCAGACAGCGGTATGGCTGCTTTCTTCTGAGTTTTTCTGTGTAGGAATTATGAATATTGAGGATATTGAATAAACTCGTGTTGAGCAATGTCTTCCATATTGTCTGCAGGATGTGACAGCTACAAAGGGAAATGAATTCGAAGATTACTTTCTGAAAAGAGATCTGTTAAAGGGAATATATGAGAAGGGTTTTGAGAAGCCATCTCCAATTCAAGAAGAGAGCATTCCAATTGCTTTAACTGGTAGTGATATTCTTGCTAGAGCTAAAAACGGTACAGGAAAGACTGGTGCCTTCTGCATTCCAGTCCTCGAGAAAATTGACCCAAATAACAATGTTATTCAAGGTATACTTCTTTTTCCCTGTTGAGTTGATAAGTGATCAGTTGACTGTTTGTGTTTGTCCTTGAACCActtgttctattttttatatgcaGCCATGATTCTAGTTCCAACGCGAGAGCTGGCCCTTCAGACATCACAAGTTTGCAAGGAGCTTtccaaatatttgaatatccAGGTTATGGTCACCACTGGCGGTACCAGTCTGAGAGATGATATTATGCGATTACATCAACCTGTGCATCTGCTGGTTGGAACTCCTGGAAGAATATTGGATCTTACAAAAAAGGGTGTCTGTGTTTTGAAAGACTGTGCGATGCTTGTAATGGATGAGGTGAGCTCC from Arabidopsis thaliana chromosome 3, partial sequence includes these protein-coding regions:
- the SDR1 gene encoding NAD(P)-binding Rossmann-fold superfamily protein (NAD(P)-binding Rossmann-fold superfamily protein; CONTAINS InterPro DOMAIN/s: NAD(P)-binding domain (InterPro:IPR016040), Glucose/ribitol dehydrogenase (InterPro:IPR002347), Short-chain dehydrogenase/reductase SDR (InterPro:IPR002198); BEST Arabidopsis thaliana protein match is: NAD(P)-binding Rossmann-fold superfamily protein (TAIR:AT2G24190.2).), whose product is MAEETPRLFNGFCRYAVVTGANRGIGFEICRQLASEGIRVVLTSRDENRGLEAVETLKKELEISDQSLLFHQLDVADPASITSLAEFVKTQFGKLDILVNNAGIGGIITDAEALRAGAGKEGFKWDEIITETYELTEECIKINYYGPKRMCEAFIPLLKLSDSPRIVNVSSSMGQLKNVLNEWAKGILSDAENLTEERIDQVINQLLNDFKEGTVKEKNWAKFMSAYVVSKASLNGYTRVLAKKHPEFRVNAVCPGFVKTDMNFKTGVLSVEEGASSPVRLALLPHQETPSGCFFSRKQVSEF
- the SDR1 gene encoding NAD(P)-binding Rossmann-fold superfamily protein (NAD(P)-binding Rossmann-fold superfamily protein; FUNCTIONS IN: oxidoreductase activity, (-)-menthol dehydrogenase activity, (+)-neomenthol dehydrogenase activity; INVOLVED IN: response to karrikin, defense response; LOCATED IN: plasma membrane; EXPRESSED IN: 23 plant structures; EXPRESSED DURING: 13 growth stages; CONTAINS InterPro DOMAIN/s: NAD(P)-binding domain (InterPro:IPR016040), Glucose/ribitol dehydrogenase (InterPro:IPR002347), Short-chain dehydrogenase/reductase SDR (InterPro:IPR002198); BEST Arabidopsis thaliana protein match is: NAD(P)-binding Rossmann-fold superfamily protein (TAIR:AT2G24190.1); Has 78247 Blast hits to 78183 proteins in 3234 species: Archae - 733; Bacteria - 53633; Metazoa - 4843; Fungi - 3816; Plants - 2340; Viruses - 0; Other Eukaryotes - 12882 (source: NCBI BLink).), which translates into the protein MAEETPRYAVVTGANRGIGFEICRQLASEGIRVVLTSRDENRGLEAVETLKKELEISDQSLLFHQLDVADPASITSLAEFVKTQFGKLDILVNNAGIGGIITDAEALRAGAGKEGFKWDEIITETYELTEECIKINYYGPKRMCEAFIPLLKLSDSPRIVNVSSSMGQLKNVLNEWAKGILSDAENLTEERIDQVINQLLNDFKEGTVKEKNWAKFMSAYVVSKASLNGYTRVLAKKHPEFRVNAVCPGFVKTDMNFKTGVLSVEEGASSPVRLALLPHQETPSGCFFSRKQVSEF
- the SDR1 gene encoding NAD(P)-binding Rossmann-fold superfamily protein encodes the protein MAEETPRYVLNLLLVLDLVCNLSEFGSDFLRLFNGFCRYAVVTGANRGIGFEICRQLASEGIRVVLTSRDENRGLEAVETLKKELEISDQSLLFHQLDVADPASITSLAEFVKTQFGKLDILVNNAGIGGIITDAEALRAGAGKEGFKWDEIITETYELTEECIKINYYGPKRMCEAFIPLLKLSDSPRIVNVSSSMGQLKNVLNEWAKGILSDAENLTEERIDQVINQLLNDFKEGTVKEKNWAKFMSAYVVSKASLNGYTRVLAKKHPEFRVNAVCPGFVKTDMNFKTGVLSVEEGASSPVRLALLPHQETPSGCFFSRKQVSEF
- the PLIM2c gene encoding GATA type zinc finger transcription factor family protein (GATA type zinc finger transcription factor family protein; FUNCTIONS IN: zinc ion binding; INVOLVED IN: biological_process unknown; LOCATED IN: cellular_component unknown; EXPRESSED IN: 9 plant structures; EXPRESSED DURING: L mature pollen stage, M germinated pollen stage, 4 anthesis, C globular stage, petal differentiation and expansion stage; CONTAINS InterPro DOMAIN/s: Zinc finger, LIM-type (InterPro:IPR001781), Zinc finger, RING-type (InterPro:IPR001841); BEST Arabidopsis thaliana protein match is: GATA type zinc finger transcription factor family protein (TAIR:AT2G45800.1); Has 5500 Blast hits to 3584 proteins in 170 species: Archae - 0; Bacteria - 0; Metazoa - 4540; Fungi - 25; Plants - 547; Viruses - 0; Other Eukaryotes - 388 (source: NCBI BLink).) yields the protein MAAFTGTTDKCKACDKTVYVMDLMTLEGMPYHKSCFRCSHCNGTLVICNYSSMDGVLYCKTHFEQLFKESGNFSKNFQTAGKTEKSNDATKAPNRLSSFFSGTQDKCAACKKTVYPLEKMTMEGESYHKTCFRCAHSGCPLTHSSYAALDGVLYCKVHFSQLFLEKGNYNHVLQAAANHRRSTAEEDKTEPKEDEANPTEEETSDAAAEEHES
- a CDS encoding DEA(D/H)-box RNA helicase family protein (DEA(D/H)-box RNA helicase family protein; FUNCTIONS IN: helicase activity, ATP binding, ATP-dependent helicase activity, nucleic acid binding; EXPRESSED IN: 24 plant structures; EXPRESSED DURING: 13 growth stages; CONTAINS InterPro DOMAIN/s: RNA helicase, DEAD-box type, Q motif (InterPro:IPR014014), DNA/RNA helicase, DEAD/DEAH box type, N-terminal (InterPro:IPR011545), RNA helicase, ATP-dependent, DEAD-box, conserved site (InterPro:IPR000629), DEAD-like helicase, N-terminal (InterPro:IPR014001), DNA/RNA helicase, C-terminal (InterPro:IPR001650), Helicase, superfamily 1/2, ATP-binding domain (InterPro:IPR014021); BEST Arabidopsis thaliana protein match is: DEA(D/H)-box RNA helicase family protein (TAIR:AT2G45810.1); Has 35333 Blast hits to 34131 proteins in 2444 species: Archae - 798; Bacteria - 22429; Metazoa - 974; Fungi - 991; Plants - 531; Viruses - 0; Other Eukaryotes - 9610 (source: NCBI BLink).); the encoded protein is MNTNRGRYPPGVGTGRGAPPNPDYHQSYRQQQPPQDQQYVQRGYSQNPQQMQLQQQHQQQQQQQQWSRRPQLPGNASNANEVVQQTTQPEASSDANGQDWKATLRLPPPDTRYQTADVTATKGNEFEDYFLKRDLLKGIYEKGFEKPSPIQEESIPIALTGSDILARAKNGTGKTGAFCIPVLEKIDPNNNVIQAMILVPTRELALQTSQVCKELSKYLNIQVMVTTGGTSLRDDIMRLHQPVHLLVGTPGRILDLTKKGVCVLKDCAMLVMDEADKLLSAEFQPSLEELIQFLPQNRQFLMFSATFPVTVKAFKDRHLRKPYVINLMDQLTLMGVTQYYAFVEERQKVHCLNTLFSKLQINQSIIFCNSVNRVELLAKKITELGYSCFYIHAKMVQDHRNRVFHEFRNGACRNLVCTDLFTRGIDIQAVNVVINFDFPRTSESYLHRVGRSGRFGHLGLAVNLVTYEDRFKMYQTEQELGTEIKPIPSNIDQAIYCQ